From a single Brassica napus cultivar Da-Ae chromosome C9, Da-Ae, whole genome shotgun sequence genomic region:
- the LOC106403371 gene encoding scarecrow-like protein 8 encodes MASGFPGGGGGPEFYGVGGRSMPGGPMNSGNNNPQIPGIFLDQIGNRISSGNGIAGKRNLADFQAAQQQPQQSFHNQAAINAFLLRSVKPRTFQNLQSPAIDMSSFGGSSQRYGSPSFLPNLRFQTQQQPDYTGIRMGIGSGNQTLSGVPCIEPVQNLNRAEESENMLNSLRELEKQLLDDDDAQGGDDDVSVITHSNSDWLHGLVTPNPNPVLSSSPTSSSSSSSPSTASTTTSVCSRQTVLEIATAIAEGKTEIASEILARVSQTPSQRRNSEEKLVDFMVTALRSRINPAESSAPATELYGKEHIISTQLLYELSPCFKLGFMAANLAILDASGNNNDDGTSFHVIDFEIGEGGQYVNLLHALSTRRSGKNPLVVRITAVTNISDGFSVAGHRGEERLKTIGDRLSELSDRLGISLKFNVVAGLRLSDLSRESLGCDPDEPLAVNLAFKLYRVPDESVCMENPRDELLRRVKGLNPSVVTLVEEEMNSNTAPFLGRVSESCACYGALLDSVESTVPSSNSDRAKVEEGIGRKLINAVACEGIDRVERCEVFGKWRMRMSMAGFELMPLSEKIAESIKSRLSNGNRVHPGFTVKEENGGVCFGWMGRTLAVASAWR; translated from the coding sequence ATGGCATCTGGATTTCCCGGCGGCGGTGGTGGACCGGAGTTTTACGGCGTTGGTGGTAGATCTATGCCTGGAGGTCCCATGAACTCCGGTAACAACAATCCTCAGATTCCCGGGATTTTCCTCGATCAGATCGGAAACAGAATCTCCAGTGGAAATGGAATCGCCGGAAAACGTAATTTAGCTGATTTTCAAGCGGCTCAGCAGCAACCGCAGCAGTCGTTTCATAATCAAGCCGCTATCAACGCCTTTCTTCTAAGGTCCGTGAAGCCTCGAACGTTCCAGAATCTTCAGTCGCCGGCGATCGATATGAGTTCGTTCGGTGGTTCTTCTCAGCGTTACGGCTCCCCGTCGTTCCTTCCGAATCTCAGGTTTCAGACACAGCAGCAACCGGATTACACTGGGATCCGGATGGGAATCGGGTCGGGTAATCAGACGTTATCCGGCGTTCCGTGTATTGAACCGGTTCAGAACCTAAACCGGGCTGAGGAATCGGAGAACATGCTGAATAGTTTGAGAGAGCTTGAGAAACAGCTTTTAGATGATGACGACGCGCAAGGCGGTGATGATGACGTGTCTGTTATCACCCATTCCAACAGCGACTGGCTACATGGCCTCGTGACACCGAACCCAAACCCGGTTTTGTCTTCTTCACCCACCTCTTCCTCCTCGTCTTCTTCGCCTTCAACAGCTTCGACGACCACGTCCGTATGCTCGAGGCAAACGGTGTTGGAAATCGCGACGGCGATCGCGGAGGGTAAGACGGAGATAGCGTCGGAGATTCTAGCGCGTGTTTCTCAGACGCCGAGCCAGAGGAGGAATTCTGAGGAGAAGCTGGTGGATTTCATGGTGACGGCGCTCCGGTCGCGGATCAATCCGGCGGAGAGCTCTGCTCCGGCGACGGAGTTGTACGGGAAGGAGCATATAATCTCAACTCAATTGCTCTACGAATTGTCTCCTTGTTTCAAACTCGGTTTCATGGCGGCTAATCTCGCCATTCTCGACGCTTCCGGTAACAACAACGACGACGGGACTTCATTTCACGTCATCGATTTCGAAATCGGTGAAGGTGGTCAGTACGTTAACCTCCTTCACGCGCTTTCCACGCGCCGTAGCGGTAAGAACCCTCTGGTGGTCAGGATCACCGCCGTGACGAACATAAGCGACGGATTCTCTGTCGCCGGCCACCGTGGAGAGGAGAGGTTGAAAACCATCGGAGATCGTTTGAGCGAACTCAGTGATCGGCTCGGTATCTCTTTGAAGTTTAATGTGGTGGCGGGTTTAAGACTGAGCGATCTGAGCCGTGAATCACTCGGATGCGATCCCGACGAGCCTTTAGCCGTGAACTTGGCTTTCAAACTCTATCGTGTTCCAGACGAAAGTGTATGCATGGAGAATCCAAGAGACGAGCTTCTCCGGCGCGTGAAAGGACTCAACCCGAGCGTGGTGACTCTAGTGGAGGAAGAGATGAATTCCAACACGGCCCCGTTTTTGGGCCGAGTGAGCGAGTCGTGCGCGTGTTACGGTGCTTTGCTTGACTCAGTTGAATCGACTGTTCCGAGTTCTAACTCGGACCGTGCCAAAGTGGAGGAAGGGATCGGTCGGAAGCTAATAAACGCGGTTGCCTGCGAAGGGATCGATCGGGTTGAGCGGTGCGAGGTGTTTGGGAAATGGCGGATGAGGATGAGCATGGCTGGGTTTGAGTTGATGCCACTTAGTGAGAAGATAGCCGAGTCGATAAAGAGTCGACTCAGTAACGGAAACCGAGTCCACCCGGGGTTTACCGTTAAGGAAGAGAACGGAGGTGTGTGCTTTGGTTGGATGGGACGGACACTCGCTGTCGCATCCGCTTGGCGTTAA